Proteins encoded by one window of Martelella endophytica:
- a CDS encoding ABC transporter ATP-binding protein, whose amino-acid sequence MHDDQLTFSLRDVSFGIGDQTILQPLTLDLSLKGQVAGLIGHNGSGKSTLLKLLARQLSPLDGAIQLNGEPLEKLKDRALARQLAYLPQNPPPAAGMTVRNLVALGRYPWHGALGRFSRADRDAVDEAMTLTRVTAMADRLVDTLSGGERQRAWLAMLVAQKPQCLLLDEPISALDIAYQIEILKLVGDLARNHDLGVIVVLHDINMAARFCDDIIALHSGRLLVRGTPDEILQPEILQSIYGIEMRVTTLPGAAWPIATHV is encoded by the coding sequence ATGCATGACGACCAATTGACGTTTTCGCTCCGCGACGTGTCTTTCGGCATTGGCGACCAGACGATCCTGCAACCGCTGACCCTCGATCTCTCGCTGAAGGGCCAGGTGGCGGGTCTGATCGGCCATAACGGCTCGGGAAAATCGACATTATTGAAACTGCTGGCGCGGCAATTGTCGCCGCTGGACGGCGCGATCCAGCTCAATGGCGAACCGCTTGAAAAACTGAAGGACCGGGCATTGGCCCGCCAGCTTGCCTATCTGCCGCAAAACCCGCCGCCTGCCGCCGGCATGACTGTGCGCAATCTGGTAGCGCTCGGGCGCTATCCCTGGCACGGCGCGCTCGGCCGGTTTTCAAGAGCCGACCGTGACGCAGTGGACGAGGCGATGACGCTGACGCGGGTGACGGCCATGGCCGACCGGCTGGTCGACACGCTGTCTGGCGGAGAGCGGCAGAGGGCATGGCTTGCCATGCTGGTTGCCCAGAAGCCGCAATGCCTGCTTCTGGACGAGCCGATTTCCGCCCTCGATATCGCCTATCAGATCGAAATTCTGAAACTCGTCGGCGATCTTGCCCGCAACCACGATCTCGGCGTCATCGTCGTCCTCCACGACATCAACATGGCGGCCCGCTTCTGTGACGACATCATCGCGCTGCACAGCGGCAGGCTTCTTGTGAGGGGGACGCCGGACGAGATATTGCAGCCTGAAATTCTCCAAAGCATATACGGCATCGAAATGCGAGTCACGACACTGCCCGGAGCCGCTTGGCCGATAGCGACTCATGTTTGA
- the fhuF gene encoding siderophore-iron reductase FhuF yields MSDDADRLMAMLDGPLALVRAKLSLHPDPRPAETATELLDEKRLSAVLARHGSHHGVAPEAFLLSLWSQKYLAVAIIPYIALSLLAGRPLRIGMDEAAFVLDAIGEPVALRPPKGKLTFTEGQAEDIVPTLYSAHLEPAIARLKQASRLSEKALWGNAAHYLEWTIRQMERHPAVDRQAAADALAFLARPQLGTDKTNPLKDAIHYIEEAGRIVRRRKVCCLRYRVPGIEGCGTLCPDSKIREASCMTTN; encoded by the coding sequence ATGAGCGACGATGCCGACCGACTGATGGCGATGCTTGACGGCCCGCTTGCGCTGGTGCGCGCCAAACTCTCGCTTCACCCCGACCCGCGCCCGGCTGAAACGGCCACGGAGCTTCTGGACGAAAAACGCCTGTCCGCCGTTCTCGCGCGCCACGGTAGTCATCACGGCGTGGCGCCGGAGGCCTTCCTGCTGTCGCTCTGGTCGCAGAAATATCTGGCGGTGGCGATCATTCCCTATATCGCGCTGTCCCTGCTTGCCGGGCGTCCCTTGCGCATCGGCATGGACGAGGCCGCCTTCGTGCTCGATGCGATAGGCGAGCCGGTGGCGCTTCGTCCCCCGAAGGGCAAGTTGACCTTCACTGAAGGGCAGGCGGAAGACATCGTGCCGACTCTTTATTCCGCCCATCTCGAACCCGCCATTGCACGGCTGAAACAGGCAAGCCGCCTTTCCGAAAAGGCACTGTGGGGCAATGCCGCGCATTATCTGGAATGGACCATCCGCCAGATGGAAAGGCATCCGGCCGTTGACCGGCAGGCGGCGGCCGACGCGCTGGCCTTTCTGGCGCGGCCGCAGCTTGGCACCGACAAGACCAATCCATTGAAGGATGCGATCCACTATATCGAAGAGGCGGGACGGATAGTCCGCCGCCGCAAGGTCTGCTGCCTGCGCTATCGCGTTCCCGGCATTGAAGGCTGCGGCACGCTTTGCCCGGACAGTAAGATAAGAGAAGCTTCATGCATGACGACCAATTGA
- the fhuB gene encoding Fe(3+)-hydroxamate ABC transporter permease FhuB, producing the protein MRNSALAPVAALSILIVFALALTVFGYAGHVAPGRLLSALMAPDPEIFGEVYLHYGLFPRLFVALICGAALGLAGVIFQQVLKNPLAEPATLGLLSGAQLAIIIVSLASAGAGGLWARELAALVGAFAALGLVVALASSRNFSPVTLLLAGMVISFLAGATIVVLSLFHHEYLRAVFIWASGSLLQNDFSAVPALALRLIILVPLVLLLVRPLTIAGLDDASAKSLGLPVKTIRLAALLLASAISAVVVARVGVIAFVGLAAPHFASRFGAQHFARRLLLAPLFGALLLAFADGAVLTMARFIGEVPTGTLTAISGAVLLLILLKRLPAAAPQASAPQIVQSRRFPASVVLIINLLVLAGIIAFSLSETIFIDGLPVSELAAGRWPRIAASFGAGAMLALAGVVMQAMTGNPLASPESLGVSAGAGLGLIGAVFLAGSFSPPVMLVGGVAGAAVTFAFILAVARACAWSPGPVLLAGVAVGTFAAALISLVLASGDPRAAYILAWSVGPTFRATAITGLIALVLSLLSLPFVPLFARWLEILPLGNESARALGVSPGRARAVMLTFSAFLTAAATLVVGPLSFVGLMAPHMAAMLVPGRPLARAFCAVMLGALLMVTADWLGRSVDFPYEIPAGVLAAFVGGPYFLWLLYRRPA; encoded by the coding sequence ATGAGAAATTCTGCCCTAGCACCCGTCGCCGCGCTTTCGATCCTGATCGTTTTCGCGCTGGCGCTGACAGTCTTCGGCTATGCCGGACATGTCGCGCCGGGCCGGCTCCTGTCGGCGCTGATGGCGCCCGACCCGGAGATCTTCGGCGAGGTCTATCTGCATTACGGCCTGTTTCCGCGGCTGTTCGTGGCGCTCATTTGTGGCGCTGCGCTGGGTCTTGCCGGGGTGATCTTCCAGCAGGTGCTGAAAAACCCGCTGGCCGAACCGGCAACGCTCGGGCTTCTCTCCGGCGCGCAACTGGCCATCATCATCGTCTCGCTGGCATCAGCCGGTGCCGGCGGCCTGTGGGCGCGGGAACTTGCCGCGCTTGTCGGCGCGTTTGCCGCCCTCGGGCTGGTCGTGGCGCTGGCTTCGAGCCGGAATTTCTCGCCGGTCACGCTGTTGCTGGCGGGCATGGTCATCAGCTTCCTCGCGGGCGCAACCATTGTCGTGCTGTCGCTGTTTCATCATGAATATCTGCGCGCGGTCTTCATCTGGGCCAGCGGCTCGCTGTTACAGAACGACTTTTCCGCCGTTCCCGCATTGGCGCTCCGGCTCATCATTCTTGTGCCGCTGGTCCTGCTTCTGGTGCGGCCGCTGACGATTGCGGGGCTTGACGATGCCAGCGCGAAAAGCCTCGGCCTGCCGGTGAAGACCATTCGCCTTGCCGCCCTGTTGCTGGCCTCGGCCATCTCCGCCGTCGTGGTGGCGCGCGTCGGCGTGATTGCCTTTGTCGGACTAGCCGCGCCGCATTTCGCCAGCCGTTTCGGCGCGCAGCATTTTGCCCGGCGTCTGCTGCTTGCGCCGCTTTTCGGCGCGCTGCTTCTGGCCTTTGCCGATGGCGCGGTGCTGACGATGGCGCGCTTTATCGGCGAGGTGCCGACAGGCACGCTGACGGCGATTTCCGGTGCTGTCCTGCTGCTCATCCTGCTGAAGCGACTGCCCGCTGCCGCCCCGCAGGCCAGCGCGCCGCAGATCGTGCAAAGCCGCCGGTTTCCCGCTTCCGTGGTGCTGATCATCAACCTGCTTGTGCTTGCAGGCATTATCGCCTTTTCGCTGAGCGAGACAATCTTCATCGATGGGCTCCCCGTTTCCGAACTGGCCGCCGGGCGCTGGCCGCGCATTGCCGCATCCTTTGGCGCTGGGGCCATGCTGGCGCTGGCGGGCGTCGTCATGCAGGCGATGACCGGCAATCCGCTTGCCAGCCCGGAAAGCCTCGGCGTCAGCGCCGGTGCAGGGCTTGGCCTCATCGGCGCAGTGTTTCTGGCCGGGTCGTTCTCGCCGCCGGTGATGCTGGTTGGCGGCGTGGCCGGGGCGGCGGTAACCTTTGCCTTCATTCTCGCCGTCGCGCGCGCCTGTGCCTGGTCGCCGGGGCCGGTGTTGCTGGCGGGCGTGGCCGTCGGCACATTTGCCGCGGCGCTGATCTCGCTGGTTCTCGCCAGCGGCGACCCGCGCGCGGCCTATATTCTCGCCTGGAGCGTCGGCCCGACATTCCGCGCGACAGCGATCACCGGGCTGATCGCGCTGGTGCTCTCCCTGTTGTCGCTGCCGTTTGTGCCGCTGTTTGCGCGCTGGCTGGAAATCCTGCCGCTCGGCAATGAAAGCGCCCGCGCGCTTGGCGTCTCTCCGGGCCGGGCCCGCGCGGTGATGCTGACATTTTCCGCCTTTCTCACGGCCGCCGCGACGCTGGTGGTCGGGCCTCTCAGCTTCGTCGGGCTGATGGCCCCGCATATGGCGGCGATGCTGGTGCCGGGGCGTCCGCTGGCGCGCGCCTTCTGCGCAGTCATGCTCGGCGCGCTGTTGATGGTCACAGCCGACTGGCTCGGCCGCAGCGTCGATTTTCCCTATGAAATCCCGGCGGGCGTTCTGGCGGCCTTTGTCGGCGGCCCCTATTTCCTCTGGCTGCTTTATCGGAGGCCGGCATGA
- a CDS encoding ABC transporter substrate-binding protein produces MPSSAKHALTRRQFVAASLPVLLMGNAAFASQQGPRLAVLDWAWAETVLALGAEPYAVAEAPLYNERVVSPALPATTIDLGLRSWPNMELLKSLHPGLIITQAGYGVPESRLETIAPTMALPLFTEDRTPLALAESGMSAIAERLDRKAEGDAYIARFDEALSKMRDTLAGDDGRPVLIVKFAGERLVDIYGRGSLFDDVLQRLGLENAWQEVGNRWGFSTAGLDAIARHRDARLVIIEPGPPPSLAQSRLWNTIPSVGAGRVFTIPPTWVFGGLPSALRFGRILTEALTPA; encoded by the coding sequence ATGCCATCATCTGCAAAACATGCCCTGACGCGGCGGCAATTCGTTGCCGCGTCACTGCCGGTCCTGTTGATGGGAAACGCGGCCTTTGCATCTCAGCAAGGGCCGCGTCTTGCCGTGCTCGACTGGGCCTGGGCGGAAACTGTTCTGGCGCTAGGTGCAGAACCTTATGCCGTCGCCGAGGCGCCGCTTTACAACGAACGGGTGGTGTCGCCCGCATTGCCGGCCACCACCATCGATCTCGGCCTCAGGTCATGGCCGAATATGGAACTGCTGAAATCGCTGCATCCCGGCCTCATCATCACGCAGGCCGGTTACGGCGTTCCTGAAAGCCGGCTCGAGACCATCGCCCCGACCATGGCGCTACCGCTTTTCACCGAGGACAGAACGCCGCTCGCCCTTGCCGAAAGCGGCATGAGCGCGATTGCCGAACGGCTGGACCGCAAGGCAGAGGGCGATGCTTATATCGCACGCTTTGACGAAGCCCTTTCAAAGATGCGCGACACGCTTGCAGGGGATGACGGAAGGCCGGTTCTGATCGTCAAATTCGCCGGTGAAAGACTGGTCGATATTTACGGGCGAGGCAGTCTGTTCGACGATGTGCTGCAACGGCTCGGGCTTGAGAACGCCTGGCAGGAGGTCGGCAATCGCTGGGGCTTCTCCACCGCAGGCCTGGATGCCATTGCCCGCCACCGCGATGCCCGGCTGGTGATCATCGAACCGGGCCCGCCGCCAAGCCTTGCGCAAAGCCGCCTGTGGAACACGATACCCTCCGTCGGCGCCGGGCGGGTCTTCACCATTCCACCGACCTGGGTGTTCGGCGGCCTGCCATCGGCCCTGAGGTTCGGCCGTATTCTGACGGAGGCACTGACGCCCGCATGA
- a CDS encoding TonB-dependent siderophore receptor gives MSAPSPAAAQVQAQTGFTIPDGSLSAALTTFGRQADLQVTYLASVVAGKASPGFSGTASPQQALVAILQGSGLVYTFTNNRTVAISAPEPVSFGAGGGDAGDLTLLEPVNVTTSAGGNVGIVATASGTGAKSGLPIKDTPQAVNVVTRDQMDIQGAETVVQALRYTPGVVAQYGDSDARVDWFSVRGFRPGRYLDGLRLPFGARGYAQPKIEPYGLESAEVLKGPTSVLYGQNLPGGLINMVSKRPRDEEIREVELQAGSYDRFQTAFDFGGRLNDEGTILYRLTGLGRISDTQYNYVDEKKGFFAPSLTFAPNDATSLTLYGQYQKVDSNGGGGFPALTANGTLYTDVYPELPRNTFVGEPDYDKFELVQTWAGYELDHEFNDTWAVKQNLRYAYVNADTQRVAPVCLAGMVCDPAALYRYAWAFPERSNLFTIDNQAIGTFALGETEHSLLLGLDYSYETSHFEESQLTIITTPFDAYDPVYGATPISRPPTAMWVDQERSQLGLYAQDQIEWDNFVWTLGGRYDWADTKTNTRTATSDATIDQNDGKFTWRTGLVYNFDNGISPYAGYSTSFNPQSGTDRDGKPFDPTTGEQFEVGLRYMPFTEDISISVSAYQLTQKDVLTPDPVNINYNTQTGEVRLRGIEVEGKAELSDGLSLIASYAYTDSKITEDNPDAAGLSDVGNRLAFVPRHQASLWLDYTVQSDTAWGGLSFGGGARYMGQTYGDNANVYDIPDYTLFDAALRYDFGAIDQKYDGLTGSLNVSNLFDKKYVSTCIAATGCNWGDGRTIYGTLKYRW, from the coding sequence GTGAGCGCGCCCAGCCCGGCCGCGGCGCAGGTGCAGGCGCAAACCGGTTTTACCATTCCGGACGGATCGCTGAGTGCGGCGCTGACGACGTTCGGTCGCCAGGCCGACCTGCAGGTGACCTATCTTGCATCGGTCGTGGCCGGAAAAGCCTCTCCCGGCTTCAGCGGAACCGCCAGCCCGCAACAGGCGCTTGTTGCGATCCTGCAGGGATCGGGTCTGGTCTACACCTTTACCAACAACAGAACCGTGGCCATTTCGGCGCCCGAACCAGTTTCCTTTGGCGCTGGCGGCGGTGATGCGGGTGACCTGACGCTTCTGGAGCCAGTCAATGTGACAACCAGTGCCGGGGGCAATGTCGGCATCGTCGCAACAGCGAGCGGGACCGGAGCGAAATCCGGCCTTCCGATCAAGGACACGCCGCAGGCCGTCAATGTCGTGACCCGCGACCAGATGGATATTCAGGGCGCGGAAACGGTGGTGCAGGCGCTGCGTTATACGCCTGGCGTCGTGGCGCAATATGGTGATTCCGATGCGCGGGTGGATTGGTTCTCCGTGCGTGGGTTCCGGCCGGGGCGCTATCTCGACGGGCTGCGATTGCCGTTCGGCGCGCGCGGTTACGCCCAGCCAAAAATCGAACCCTACGGTCTGGAAAGCGCCGAGGTGCTGAAGGGGCCGACATCGGTGCTCTACGGCCAGAACCTGCCGGGTGGCCTGATCAACATGGTCAGCAAGCGCCCGCGCGACGAGGAGATCCGCGAGGTCGAACTGCAGGCGGGCAGTTACGACCGCTTCCAGACCGCGTTCGATTTCGGCGGACGTCTCAATGATGAAGGTACGATCCTGTACCGCCTGACCGGGCTCGGGCGGATTTCCGACACGCAATATAACTACGTGGATGAAAAGAAGGGGTTCTTCGCGCCGTCGCTGACTTTCGCGCCCAATGACGCGACGTCGCTTACGCTTTACGGCCAGTATCAGAAGGTCGATTCCAATGGCGGCGGCGGGTTTCCGGCTCTGACTGCCAATGGTACGCTCTACACCGACGTCTATCCGGAATTGCCGCGCAACACTTTTGTCGGCGAGCCGGATTACGACAAGTTCGAACTGGTGCAGACCTGGGCCGGCTATGAGCTTGACCACGAGTTCAACGACACCTGGGCCGTCAAGCAAAACCTGCGTTACGCCTATGTGAACGCCGACACCCAGCGCGTGGCGCCGGTATGCCTTGCCGGCATGGTTTGCGATCCCGCCGCCCTTTACCGTTATGCCTGGGCGTTTCCGGAGCGATCAAACCTGTTCACCATCGACAATCAGGCGATCGGCACCTTCGCGCTTGGCGAAACCGAGCATTCGCTGTTGCTTGGCCTCGACTATTCCTACGAGACCAGCCATTTTGAAGAATCACAGCTGACGATCATAACGACGCCGTTCGACGCCTATGATCCCGTCTACGGCGCAACGCCGATCTCCCGTCCCCCCACTGCCATGTGGGTCGATCAGGAGCGCTCGCAGCTTGGCCTTTACGCTCAGGACCAGATCGAGTGGGACAATTTCGTCTGGACGCTTGGCGGCCGGTATGACTGGGCTGACACCAAGACAAACACCCGCACTGCGACCAGCGATGCAACGATCGACCAGAACGACGGAAAGTTCACCTGGCGGACCGGCCTTGTGTATAATTTCGACAATGGCATCTCCCCCTATGCAGGCTACTCCACCTCGTTCAATCCGCAAAGCGGAACCGACCGGGACGGCAAACCCTTCGACCCGACCACTGGCGAGCAGTTCGAAGTCGGCCTGCGTTATATGCCGTTTACCGAGGACATCTCGATCAGCGTTTCGGCCTATCAATTGACGCAGAAGGACGTGCTGACGCCCGATCCGGTCAATATCAACTACAACACCCAGACCGGCGAAGTGCGCCTGCGCGGCATCGAGGTTGAGGGCAAGGCGGAGCTGAGCGACGGTCTCTCGCTTATCGCTTCCTACGCCTATACCGACAGCAAGATCACCGAGGATAATCCTGATGCCGCAGGCCTCAGCGATGTTGGCAACCGGCTGGCCTTCGTGCCGCGCCATCAGGCCTCGCTGTGGCTCGACTATACGGTTCAGTCCGACACCGCCTGGGGCGGCCTGAGCTTCGGCGGCGGCGCGCGTTACATGGGCCAAACCTATGGCGACAATGCCAATGTCTACGACATTCCCGACTACACGCTGTTCGATGCCGCTCTCCGGTATGATTTCGGGGCGATCGATCAGAAGTATGACGGACTGACGGGGTCGCTCAACGTTTCCAACCTGTTTGACAAGAAATATGTCTCGACCTGCATCGCGGCCACGGGCTGCAATTGGGGCGACGGGCGGACGATCTACGGCACGCTGAAATACCGCTGGTAG
- a CDS encoding FecR family protein: MNDAAPDEERLLDEAIDLMISHQSDPDNAGIIDRIVAWRAMSDAHERIWNRVAKIHGASGRILSEKKRIERRDALQTSRRNFMIGAAATVGTGATAYLFGPGLLLEARADYLTGKGEFRRIELADGSVAILGPQSALAVDFGEQQRTIRLLAGMTFLWVAPLPGAPLFVMAGPLRAASSSGAFDISNDGDYVTVGVDDGRVNLSSQRRQFSDDEQLRQGDWLSFDASSGAIGRGRRERAMIGSWRDNLIIAENEPVSALALRIGRWIPGRIVIADPFIGSRYVSGVFDLDRPFSALEAAVHPANAKVRRISSLLTIVSPV; the protein is encoded by the coding sequence ATGAACGACGCCGCGCCGGATGAGGAGCGCCTGCTGGACGAAGCCATCGACCTGATGATCAGCCATCAGAGCGATCCGGACAATGCCGGGATTATTGACAGGATCGTGGCATGGCGCGCGATGAGCGATGCGCACGAGCGGATATGGAACCGTGTCGCGAAAATTCACGGGGCGTCCGGGCGCATTCTTTCCGAAAAGAAGCGGATTGAACGGCGTGATGCCCTGCAAACGTCCCGGCGGAATTTCATGATCGGCGCGGCGGCGACCGTCGGGACAGGGGCGACGGCCTATCTGTTCGGGCCCGGGCTTCTTCTTGAGGCCCGTGCCGACTATCTGACGGGAAAGGGCGAGTTCCGGCGTATCGAATTGGCAGACGGCAGCGTCGCGATCCTCGGTCCGCAAAGCGCTTTGGCCGTGGATTTCGGCGAACAGCAGCGGACGATCAGGCTGCTGGCGGGCATGACCTTCCTGTGGGTTGCGCCGTTGCCGGGCGCACCGCTGTTCGTCATGGCCGGGCCGTTGCGTGCCGCATCGTCCAGTGGCGCTTTTGATATCAGCAACGATGGCGACTATGTGACGGTGGGTGTCGATGACGGCCGAGTAAACCTCTCTTCCCAACGTCGGCAGTTTTCCGATGACGAACAACTCCGGCAGGGAGACTGGCTCAGTTTTGACGCATCCTCCGGCGCCATCGGGCGCGGCAGACGGGAGCGCGCCATGATCGGATCGTGGCGCGACAATCTCATCATTGCCGAAAACGAACCGGTCTCGGCGCTGGCGCTGCGCATCGGGCGCTGGATACCTGGGCGGATCGTGATTGCCGATCCCTTTATCGGCAGCCGTTATGTCAGCGGCGTTTTCGATCTCGACAGGCCTTTCAGCGCGCTGGAAGCCGCAGTCCATCCGGCCAATGCAAAGGTTCGGCGTATCTCCTCGCTTCTGACCATCGTTTCGCCTGTCTGA
- a CDS encoding RNA polymerase sigma factor, whose amino-acid sequence MKMIAGKSLQSVRDERTGSQNVMSMSWDIQGLFRLHAKGIARSLMRRGMSGEAAADITQDTFERVLVRQSTLEGATNHNPKAYLYRVSRNLGINQIRRDALIRTVDLDSEEAREQPDPSPSPEHIVYSRQCLLQTFRALEQLPARTRTAFEMHRLGERTIAEVGEELGISTTRAWTLIHQAYRHLLSATEEE is encoded by the coding sequence ATGAAGATGATTGCGGGAAAGAGCCTCCAGAGTGTTCGCGATGAACGGACGGGTAGTCAAAACGTCATGTCGATGAGTTGGGATATTCAGGGGCTTTTCCGGCTCCACGCCAAAGGTATCGCGCGGTCTTTGATGCGAAGGGGAATGTCCGGCGAGGCTGCGGCGGATATTACGCAGGACACTTTCGAGCGTGTTCTCGTGAGACAATCGACGTTGGAGGGAGCTACCAATCATAATCCCAAAGCCTATCTCTATCGGGTTTCTCGCAATCTCGGTATCAATCAGATTCGCCGTGATGCGCTGATCCGAACGGTAGACCTCGACAGTGAGGAGGCGCGGGAGCAGCCCGATCCTTCTCCGTCTCCCGAGCATATCGTCTATTCGCGGCAATGCCTCCTGCAAACCTTCCGGGCGCTAGAGCAATTGCCGGCGAGAACCCGCACAGCCTTTGAAATGCATCGCCTCGGCGAACGCACGATTGCCGAAGTGGGGGAAGAGCTGGGCATTTCCACGACCCGGGCGTGGACGCTGATCCATCAGGCCTACCGTCATCTCCTCAGCGCGACGGAAGAAGAATGA
- a CDS encoding metallophosphoesterase family protein, with protein MRILVTADWHLDLWWRSYRDPFATFRSILDGLDALVLAGDLANNPLLNWPRGLEQLARLIDPAKVFILPGNHDYYQWQLDGDEQLKSLVEDAGMRFIQKEALELGGIRFLCCTLWTDLCLTGDRGAATRQASYRMTDYDRIRVDGRMVCPDDSIRVHAGHLEWLTRKVQEPFDGRTVIVSHHAPSPCVAGPVDDLTPCFASDLDEWILQHSPDLWLFGHTHRHLSGKVGRTPIVNVSFGYPENVRAGAEAHVLLRGQIDTDKAGLLARAA; from the coding sequence ATGCGAATACTCGTCACAGCCGATTGGCACCTGGACTTATGGTGGCGAAGCTATCGCGATCCTTTTGCGACGTTCAGGTCGATTCTCGATGGGCTTGATGCCCTTGTGCTGGCGGGTGATCTCGCGAACAACCCATTGCTGAACTGGCCGAGAGGCCTGGAGCAGCTGGCACGCCTGATTGATCCGGCAAAGGTATTTATCCTGCCGGGCAACCACGACTATTATCAGTGGCAACTCGACGGCGACGAGCAGCTGAAGTCATTGGTGGAAGATGCCGGTATGCGCTTTATCCAGAAGGAGGCGCTGGAACTCGGTGGTATCCGGTTCCTTTGCTGCACGCTTTGGACCGATCTCTGTCTGACCGGGGATCGTGGAGCTGCTACCCGGCAGGCAAGCTATCGTATGACCGATTATGATCGGATCCGAGTCGACGGGAGAATGGTGTGCCCCGATGATTCGATCCGAGTTCATGCGGGCCATCTCGAATGGTTGACGCGAAAAGTCCAGGAACCTTTTGACGGGCGGACCGTCATCGTCAGCCATCATGCGCCCAGTCCATGTGTGGCGGGACCTGTCGATGATCTGACGCCTTGTTTCGCTTCCGATCTGGATGAATGGATTTTGCAGCATAGTCCCGACCTATGGCTGTTTGGGCATACGCACCGACACCTGAGCGGAAAAGTCGGAAGGACGCCGATCGTGAACGTTTCTTTCGGGTATCCGGAAAACGTCAGAGCTGGTGCGGAAGCGCATGTGTTGCTGCGGGGGCAGATTGACACAGACAAGGCCGGTCTCTTGGCGCGGGCAGCTTAG
- a CDS encoding SIMPL domain-containing protein, which translates to MAYLTGAYSPARILAAGILVAAPLFATASLAQQPPQQAAINVSAEGDATLVPDMATVSLSVVSQADDTATALSDNSAAMTKVIDALKASGIAETDIQTTDFSVSPRYDQVKADDGTTQSRITGYEVHNGLAVKIRDLSKLGSVLDQSVKLGVNSGGGISFSNSDPSKAEDEARREAVANALAKAKTLAEAAGVTLGDVLSISEQSSSPQPVMFRAMAMAKADSAVPVAAGENTYSVNVNMTFGIGQ; encoded by the coding sequence ATGGCTTATCTTACTGGGGCGTATTCACCGGCCCGTATTCTCGCAGCGGGCATCCTCGTGGCGGCGCCGCTCTTTGCCACCGCCAGCCTCGCCCAGCAGCCGCCGCAACAGGCGGCCATCAATGTTTCTGCCGAGGGCGATGCCACGCTGGTGCCGGACATGGCGACCGTCTCGCTCTCCGTCGTCAGCCAGGCGGATGACACGGCAACCGCGCTTTCCGACAATTCGGCGGCGATGACCAAGGTGATCGATGCGCTGAAGGCGAGCGGCATCGCCGAGACCGACATCCAGACCACCGATTTCTCGGTGAGCCCGCGCTACGACCAGGTGAAGGCGGATGACGGCACCACGCAAAGCCGGATCACCGGCTACGAGGTGCATAACGGCCTTGCCGTGAAGATCCGCGATCTCTCCAAGCTCGGCAGCGTGCTCGACCAGTCGGTCAAGCTCGGGGTGAATTCCGGCGGTGGCATCAGCTTCTCCAACAGCGATCCCTCCAAGGCTGAAGACGAAGCCCGTCGTGAGGCGGTCGCCAACGCGCTCGCCAAGGCCAAGACACTGGCCGAGGCCGCAGGCGTGACGCTCGGCGACGTGCTGTCGATTTCGGAGCAGAGTTCAAGCCCGCAGCCGGTGATGTTCCGGGCCATGGCAATGGCGAAGGCAGACAGCGCCGTTCCTGTTGCCGCTGGCGAAAACACCTACAGCGTCAACGTCAACATGACGTTCGGCATCGGCCAGTAA
- a CDS encoding secondary thiamine-phosphate synthase enzyme YjbQ, giving the protein MPQTRLTISTRGQGLYEFTDEAARFVRTAGMEEGLLTAFVRHTSCSLLIQENADPDVKRDLSAYFARLAPPADDPSMDYLVHRLEGPDDMPAHIKSALTQVSLGVPVSAGRLALGTWQGLYLFEHRDRSHRREIVLHLSP; this is encoded by the coding sequence ATGCCCCAGACCCGCCTGACGATATCGACCCGTGGCCAGGGCCTCTACGAATTCACCGATGAGGCCGCCCGCTTCGTTCGCACGGCAGGCATGGAGGAAGGTCTCCTCACCGCCTTCGTGCGCCACACGTCCTGCTCGCTGCTGATCCAGGAAAACGCCGATCCGGACGTCAAACGCGACCTTTCAGCCTATTTCGCCCGGCTGGCGCCACCGGCGGACGACCCGTCGATGGACTACCTCGTCCACCGGCTGGAAGGCCCGGACGATATGCCCGCCCATATCAAGTCCGCCCTCACCCAGGTTTCGCTCGGCGTGCCGGTTTCCGCCGGCCGACTGGCGCTCGGCACCTGGCAGGGTCTCTATCTCTTCGAACACCGCGACCGTTCCCACCGCCGCGAGATCGTGCTGCACCTTTCGCCGTGA